The sequence GTTCCCCTCGCTGCTCATCGCGCTGGGCTTGCTCGCGCTGGGGCGGATGAGCCCGCAGGTGTTCTCCGACAACATCTTCAACATCGGCTACCAGCATCTCTTCTGGTTCTACGGCCATCCCGTCGTGTACGTGATGTTCTTCCCGTTCCTCGGCGCGGTGGCCGAGGTGCTGGCGACGTTCGCGGGGCGCCGGTTCTTCGGTTACCGGGCCACGGTGCTGTCGTTGCTGGCCTTCGCGGCGCTGTCGATGAGCGTGTGGGGCCACCACCTGTTCACCACGGGGCAGGCCGCCAACGACTATTACTCACTGACGTCGATCATGCTGCTCGTGCCCGCCGGTATCGAGTACTTCTCGATGCTGGCCACGGTGGTGGGGGCGAAGCTGCGCTTCGCGGTCCCGATGCTGTTCGCCCTCGCCTTCGTCCCCCAGTTCTTGATCGGCGGGCTCACCGGCATCATGGTCGCCACACCCGCGCTGGACTACCAGATGCACGACTCGTACTTCGTGGTCGCGCACTTCCACTACACGCTCTTCGCCGGGAGCCTGTTCGGCCTCTTCGCCGGGTTCTACTTCTGGTTCCCGAAGGTCACCGGGGCGATGCTGGGCACCGTGCTCGGGCACGTCCACTTCTGGCTGCTGCTCGTGGGCACCAACCTGACGTTCGTGCCCATGTTCTTCCTCGGCCTCGACGGCATGCCCCGGCGCGTCGCCACCTACCTGCCCCAGGACGGCTTCGGCACACTGAACCTGCTGTCCTCGGTCGGGTCGTGGATCGTGGGGCTCGGCATGGTCGCGTTCGCGGTGAACATCGTGGTGTCGCTGGCGCGGAGGCGGGGCAGGGCGGCACCGAACGACCCGTGGCACGCGCACACCCTGGAATGGGCGACCTCGTCGCCGCCACCGCCGTTGAACTTCGACGCCGCGCACCCGCTGCCGTCCGTGCGCAGCTTCGCCCCTCTGCTCGACCAGCGCCACGATCGGGCCGAGGGGCGGCGCACCCGGGAGCCCGCATGAGAGCGTGGCAGGTCGTGCTCGGCTGGGGCGTCGTCAACGCGGTCCTGGCCGGTCTGCTGTGGACATTCGAGGAGCATCCGCTCGTCGTCGCCCTCTACGCGGGTCCCGCGCTGGCGACGGTGCTCGCCGCGATCCTCGTGCGGCACACCCGCCGCGCCCCGGCAGGCGAGGAGCCGCAACGCCTGGCCACCACCAGCGCCTCGGCCCTGCTCGCCGCACTCGCCGTCGTCCTCGCCGCGCTCGGCCTCGTCTACGGGTACTGGTTGATCGTGCTCGCGGCGGTGGCGCTCGTCGCCGCGTTCGCCCGTGCCCGCAGGGAACGACTTCCTCCCGGAGTCGAGACGGCACCGACCCGCGTGCCGAGCCTGCACACCACCCTGCCGGGGCAGGCGCGTGAACTCGACGGCGTGGCGAAGGGTGTGCGCGTCGCCGCGGTGGCCGCCATCGGTCTGCGGGGCCTGAGCGCCGTGCGCCGGTTGTTGAGGAGCAGGAGACCGTGACGTCCGCAGTGCACATGGCCGCGATGGGCCTCGCGATCTCCGTTGTCGCACCCGCGCTCGTGCTGATGACGCGGCGCGGGGTGGCGTGGCAGCGGGTACCCGCGCCACCGCTGCTGGTGCTTCCCGCCTTCGTGGCGCTGCACGCCGTGGTGACGGTGGCGGGGCACGCCGTGACCGCGTTCTTCCCGTGGCTCGCCCTGCACGCTGCGTTGTTCGCGGGCGCGGTGTGGTTCTGGCTTCCCGTTCTGGTGGGAGAGCGCGGCGCGGCTCTGCGCAGCGTGTACCTGTTCCTCGCCGGTCCCGCACTCGACCTCTCAGCCATCTATCTGATCATCGTGGGGGACGTGGCAGGCGGTTTGGCCATGATCGTCGCCATGCTGCCCATCGGGCTCGCCGCCGTGGCCGTGACATGGCGGTGGATCACGGACGAGGAGCGGCGAGCGTGGTGACGGCGAAACTCGCGGACGCGGTGGACAGGCGGTTCCAAGCGGCCAAGGGGCTGCGGACCCGCGCCAACAAGGTGTTCCCCGAACACTTCTCGTTCCTGTTCGGCGAGATCGCCCTCTACAGCTTCGTGGTGCTGCTGCTCTCCGGGGTCTTCCTCACGTTCTTCTTCGACCCCTCGATGATCAAGGTGTCCTATGACGGCGCGTACGAACTCGCGGAGGGCGTGCGGATGTCCCGGGCGTTCGCCACAACGCTCGACCTGTCGTTCGAGGTCAGAGGTGGACTGCTGGTGCGTCAGGTCCACCATTGGGCCGCACTGGTGTTCGTCGCGGCGATCCTCGTGCACCTGCTGCGCGTGTTCTTCACCGGAGCCTTCCGCACCCCGAGGGAGGCGAACTGGCTGATCGGCGTGTTCCTGCTCGCGCTCGCCGTCGCCGAGGGGTTCGCAGGCTACTCACTGCCCGACGACCTGCTCTCCGGAACGGGGCTGCGGATCGCGTCGGGGATGATGCTGTCGATTCCCGTCATCGGCACCTGGGTGCACTGGCTGGTGTTCGGAAGCGAGTTCCCCGGAGAAATCATCCTCCCTCGCTTGTTCACCCTCCACGTGCTCGTGCTGCCAGGGCTCATCCTCGCTCTCGTGGCCGTTCATCTCGCCAGCGTCTGGTATCAGGAGCACACGCAGTTCCCCGGCAAGCGGAGGCGTGAGGGCAACGTCGTCGGTACGCGCACGATCCCGGCGTTCGCGTTGAAAAGCACCGGGCTGGCGGCCACCGTCGCGGCCGTGCTGCTGCTCATGGGCGC comes from Saccharomonospora xinjiangensis XJ-54 and encodes:
- a CDS encoding cytochrome c oxidase subunit I; the protein is MTATTVEAVPSPRPWLTTTDHKRIAVLTAGTALVLLFIMGALALTMRAQLARPDQSLVDNDTYNQLFTMHGSGMIYLVVTPIALAMGLYLVPLQVGSPTVAAPRTTMLGYWLYVLGALAVLSGFLTAGGAAKEGWTAYTPLSSAQFSPGVGTDLWIAGNFASSLGMILIGGTVLWTALLKRAPGMTMLRLPVFTWSMVATNLMVLAAFPSLLIALGLLALGRMSPQVFSDNIFNIGYQHLFWFYGHPVVYVMFFPFLGAVAEVLATFAGRRFFGYRATVLSLLAFAALSMSVWGHHLFTTGQAANDYYSLTSIMLLVPAGIEYFSMLATVVGAKLRFAVPMLFALAFVPQFLIGGLTGIMVATPALDYQMHDSYFVVAHFHYTLFAGSLFGLFAGFYFWFPKVTGAMLGTVLGHVHFWLLLVGTNLTFVPMFFLGLDGMPRRVATYLPQDGFGTLNLLSSVGSWIVGLGMVAFAVNIVVSLARRRGRAAPNDPWHAHTLEWATSSPPPPLNFDAAHPLPSVRSFAPLLDQRHDRAEGRRTREPA
- the qcrB gene encoding cytochrome bc1 complex cytochrome b subunit, whose product is MVTAKLADAVDRRFQAAKGLRTRANKVFPEHFSFLFGEIALYSFVVLLLSGVFLTFFFDPSMIKVSYDGAYELAEGVRMSRAFATTLDLSFEVRGGLLVRQVHHWAALVFVAAILVHLLRVFFTGAFRTPREANWLIGVFLLALAVAEGFAGYSLPDDLLSGTGLRIASGMMLSIPVIGTWVHWLVFGSEFPGEIILPRLFTLHVLVLPGLILALVAVHLASVWYQEHTQFPGKRRREGNVVGTRTIPAFALKSTGLAATVAAVLLLMGALLQINPVFDYGPYKPGAVSTFAQPDWYLLFVEGALRLFPAWDLVLWDTYRVPAPFWPAVVLPLVLFTVVALYPFVEGRLTKSTRRRHNLAQRPRDVPARTALGVMGIAFYVILLLMGIDDVISMVFQVSVDRIVWIGRVAVFAVPPLVYWLTYRWCLRLQRADRDVLTRGVRTGVVRPEGGGRHFVEVREPLYGRTADGRAVRPRYRGNRLPTLPTHLRTRPQEQPPPGSPPQSPPPPPPPSPPPRDRP